The following coding sequences lie in one Sorex araneus isolate mSorAra2 chromosome 4, mSorAra2.pri, whole genome shotgun sequence genomic window:
- the MRPS25 gene encoding 28S ribosomal protein S25, mitochondrial — MPMKGRFPIRRTLQYLSQGDVVFKDSVKVMTVNYNTRGERGEGARKFVFFNVPQIQYKNPWVQILMFKNMTPSPFLRFYLDSGEQVLVDVETKSNKEIMAHIKKILGKTEETLKKEEQERMQLSHPAHFGPRKYCLRECMCQVEGQVPCPGLVPLPKEMTGKYRAALSAGAQD, encoded by the exons ATGCCCATGAAGGGCCGCTTCCCGATCCGCCGCACCCTGCAGTACCTGAGCCAGGGCGACGTGGTGTTCAAGGACTCGGTGAAGGTCATGACGGTCAACTACAACACGCGCGGGGAGCGCGGCGAGGGCGCCAG GAAATTCGTGTTTTTCAACGTCCCTCAGATCCAGTACAAGAACCCCTGGGTCCAGATCCTGATGTTCAAGAACATGACGCCGTCCCCCTTCCTGCGGTTCTACTTAG ATTCCGGGGAGCAGGTGCTCGTGGACGTGGAGACCAAGAGCAATAAGGAGATCATGGCGCACATCaaaaaaatcttggggaagaCAGA GGAAACCCTgaagaaggaagagcaggagaggaTGCAGCTCTCGCACCCGGCCCATTTCGGGCCCCGGAAGTACTGTCTGCGGGAGTGTATGTGCCAGGTAGAGGGGCAGGTACCCTGCCCAGGCCTGGTGCCCTTACCCAAGGAGATGACAGGGAAGTACCGAGCCGCCCTGAGCGCCGGTGCCCAGGACTGA